From the Malassezia vespertilionis chromosome 5, complete sequence genome, the window CGACTCTTTCGCAGATCCGTCTAATTTTACATCCACAGTTCTCCGCTCATGCTCATCATTAAGCCGGACATCAATGTCCATCGGTGCCGAGAAACTAAATAACGACGCCATGGCGGCGTTTGATGCGCGTTTCGACTCGAAGGTGCGCGGACCTCGTGCATAACGCCCCGACTGTACACGGCCCCTCCACATAACTGCCTACAAGTACATTCAACGTATGAACAGTGCTACGCCTTGCCGCGGATATGCTTGCCAATATTAACAAAAAGCACGGAGAGCTCTGCACGAGCCTCCCATAGTGGCAGGATACCCACCCCAAAAATGCTCCACATTAGCCACACAAAGCCAAGCCATATCCACGCGCCCAGCCCCGCGGGCGTCcaaatgcgcgccgcttgtgcaaTCGCCGGCACGACCAATATCAAGCATGTGGACGCAATGATGGAGATGGCAATaacgcggcgtgcagtAGAGGTAATTACAGCAGGGTCCAggcctgcggcgcgcacgtacTCGATATTGTCCTTGCCAGGGTCGCGGAAATGCATCACCACCGCCTTGGGCTTCTCGAGATCATAACCCGTACACTCCACCTCTGGTTTGCTGCAGATAGACATTGTGGTCGGGCTGTGGTCTATGCTTGGCATTGTGTGGTCTGGCTCGTACAATGCGTCCACCGGTGCATTaaacgcgcgcgtttctgcAAACGTGTAGTTTTGTGGGCGTACAAGGCTCCAGACGAGTGTAATGATCGTCGAGGTGCAGATCGAAACCAGGTTTCCAGCAAGAGTCGAATACTGTTCTCCGGTGGTCGCGACAGTGACACTGCCATAATACGTATACGCCGTGACGAGCCACACGAGGATCCCGAGCGCAAGCCCGACAATCATCCCTACGACGCACCCGACGCGGTTAGTCTTGTGCCATGTGAGCGAGGCAAAGATGGGAAAGACGGCGGGGGCGACAATGATTCCCATCATGAGGTACAGCCAGCCGAGGCTGATTCCTGCATAGTGCCAAATCACGCCGAACACGGCCATGACGAGCGCCCAGACAATCACAGTGCCGTGGGTGATGTATTGCATATGCtttgcgtctgcgtcgcgctttaCGTACACTTTGTACACGTCAAAAGCAAATACGGATGAAACGGcgatttgctgcgcagatGTTGCAGACGTCACTGCGAGGAACAGGAGAATGAGCACGGCTACTGCTCCGCCTTTTCCGGCGAGAGCAACGGCTGCAGAAGGCGCGGCAAGGCCTGCCGTGACTTGCTCGTCTGTGAGCACGGCCATGCTTGGGTCCGTGTGCatcaatgcacgcgcggcaagccCCATGGTCGTTGCAAACAGGAATGGAATCGGGAACCAACAGCTCCCCCCGAGCAGGAAACCGCGGGCGGCAGTGGTTGGCAGCGACGCAATCGAACGCTGGTGGTAGGATTGGTCACAGAATACAGTCGCAAGGTTTCCGCAAATGTTGGTGATGCCAAATACAAGTCCGCTTTTCGACCGCATGGTAAGATAGGAGCCGCCGGCGTTGCCCACCACAGGGCGAGCCATGGCACTGGCCGTGAGCTTCTCGACCATGGTATCTAAACTCCCAATTTGGCCATGCCCCGTCCAGACGTGAAAGAAGAAGTAGAGGATGACGACAAAGAGGCCAATCGTGTGAGAGTAGTCCGCGATGaatgtcgcgcgcaaaccgCCAGTCACGGTGTACACAGCAACGCTCGTGGGAATTAAAAACAGGCTCGCAAGCACATGGAGGCCAGTCAGCTGCGTGAcgacagcggcgccgcccaatACGAGCTGCGAAGAGACTAGGAGATTGGTGACCAGCGCAAAAAAGATAAATACGGCATGGATCATCTTGCCGTACCGAATGCGGATCACTTCCAGGTATGTCGAGCAGAACGGCGCACTGCTCTTAATTTTGCACGCCATGATGGAGCACAGCAGGATTTGGACCATGGCGCCTGCGGCATACCAATAGGCACCAGACACGCCGTATTGGAACGTGACGGTGCTGCTTTGAAGTAATGTCGCTGCCCAAGTCCATGCAGATACGATTCCAGCAGCGACCAGCCCCGGCTTGACAGAGCGACTCGCGCTGTTGAATTCCTCGATGGATTTCGTGCTGTGGTCGGTGAAGCGGTTTTGCAAAAAGGTAATGCATAACATAAATGCAGCAAACGCGAACCCGAGCCCGACGACGACGGCCCAGCCGACGCCTTGGCCCAGCACTTGAGCAGGTGATTCTACCATTGGGTTCTGCACTTTACGACGTACTATGCGTTCTTTAATACCTATGGAGCCCGTTTATCTCATACGCGTCCGGATGAGCATATACGCCCGTGCACTACTGCTTATCTGTGGCAGATagacggcgcgcgtggagaATTTAATTGTATGCGCCAAGAGTGCTAACTTGGGCGGATCGCTTATCGCAAAGATAAATGGTGATAAGCGCTTTTGTTTTCATCGTCTACACCCTAGCTTATCACGCACATTTTGGGTGCTCTGCGCATGCGTCTGCTGCTTATCAAGCTTTATGCATCATGCGACGATCATGCCCGTGCCGTACGCATTGTTAAACAGACCTACGATTCCTGTCGTAGAGTGATGCGCTTATCAGCGAACGAATTAGAAGTGACTGCTCCACATCCACTTggctgccgccgcgctgcatttcCAGCCTGGGcgtctgcttgcgctgcatgccttgtagccgcagcgcagcgcatgggATTGAAGTACCAATGCTCTCACCACGCATAGCTATATTATACCGTAGCATTCTCTACTTTTTCAAAAATGTATAGTACATGAAactgcgcgccatgcattAAGCGTTGTACGGCACGTTACGAACGACCACGAAAACCGCCGCCCCCGCCACGGAATCTACCGCGGCCGCCACGCGGTGCGCCACGCGGTGCGCCACGTCCTCCAAATCCGCCGCGGCCACCACGCGCACCAAATCCGCCGCGGCTGCCGAATccaccaccgccgccaAATCCACCGCGACCGCCgcgtgcaccgccgcggccgcccGGTGCGCCACGCCCCGCTCCACGTCTCTTGGGCCCTTTGGAAAGCGATTTTGGCT encodes:
- a CDS encoding uncharacterized protein (TransMembrane:15 (o12-35i56-79o91-112i133-155o167-185i197-215o293-315i336-363o369-386i398-421o427-445i457-480o492-515i605-626o638-659i); COG:E; EggNog:ENOG503NUX6), which codes for MVESPAQVLGQGVGWAVVVGLGFAFAAFMLCITFLQNRFTDHSTKSIEEFNSASRSVKPGLVAAGIVSAWTWAATLLQSSTVTFQYGVSGAYWYAAGAMVQILLCSIMACKIKSSAPFCSTYLEVIRIRYGKMIHAVFIFFALVTNLLVSSQLVLGGAAVVTQLTGLHVLASLFLIPTSVAVYTVTGGLRATFIADYSHTIGLFVVILYFFFHVWTGHGQIGSLDTMVEKLTASAMARPVVGNAGGSYLTMRSKSGLVFGITNICGNLATVFCDQSYHQRSIASLPTTAARGFLLGGSCWFPIPFLFATTMGLAARALMHTDPSMAVLTDEQVTAGLAAPSAAVALAGKGGAVAVLILLFLAVTSATSAQQIAVSSVFAFDVYKVYVKRDADAKHMQYITHGTVIVWALVMAVFGVIWHYAGISLGWLYLMMGIIVAPAVFPIFASLTWHKTNRVGCVVGMIVGLALGILVWLVTAYTYYGSVTVATTGEQYSTLAGNLVSICTSTIITLVWSLVRPQNYTFAETRAFNAPVDALYEPDHTMPSIDHSPTTMSICSKPEVECTGYDLEKPKAVVMHFRDPGKDNIEYVRAAGLDPAVITSTARRVIAISIIASTCLILVVPAIAQAARIWTPAGLGAWIWLGFVWLMWSIFGVGILPLWEARAELSVLFVNIGKHIRGKA